In a single window of the Chondrocystis sp. NIES-4102 genome:
- a CDS encoding peptidase S13, D-Ala-D-Ala carboxypeptidase C: MLSQIKCTFLTLTLWSVTNFCTFAPIKAETTTTSLNSIERPIVTPPQTHNVSGVCSQLIKPVIDQIIERPQLDKGKWAILVQSLSGTNIYSLNPDSYMVPASNMKLLVTAAALQKLDPNGKIRTTSISDWIKVTNLKSDNAYANILLKYVGGFEPVEQALTSLGVDHKGYRLRDGSGLSHNNLATPRTLVSTLRAMFYAKGNDVFLASLPVAGISGTLQNRLRHTSSEGTVRAKTGTLKGVKALSGYIEHPEYGTFVFSIITNQPTTQASEPIIEAIDDIVVSLSTLSNCQ; this comes from the coding sequence ATGCTCTCTCAAATAAAATGTACCTTTCTAACGCTGACTTTATGGAGCGTGACTAATTTCTGCACTTTTGCCCCAATTAAAGCAGAAACTACCACAACTTCTTTAAATTCTATTGAAAGACCTATAGTTACCCCTCCACAAACTCATAATGTTTCGGGTGTTTGTTCGCAATTAATAAAACCAGTTATTGACCAGATTATTGAACGTCCCCAATTAGATAAAGGTAAATGGGCGATTTTAGTTCAATCATTGAGTGGAACGAATATATACAGTCTTAATCCCGACTCATATATGGTACCTGCATCCAATATGAAGTTGTTAGTGACTGCTGCTGCTTTACAAAAGCTTGACCCAAATGGCAAAATTCGCACTACCTCTATTAGTGATTGGATTAAAGTTACTAACCTCAAAAGCGATAATGCTTACGCCAATATTTTATTAAAGTATGTCGGTGGTTTTGAACCTGTGGAACAAGCTTTAACTAGTCTTGGTGTTGATCATAAGGGTTATCGCCTACGCGATGGTTCAGGTTTATCTCATAATAATTTAGCTACTCCCAGAACTTTGGTTTCAACTCTTAGGGCAATGTTTTATGCTAAAGGTAACGATGTATTTTTAGCTTCTTTGCCTGTTGCAGGAATTAGCGGTACTCTACAAAACCGTTTACGCCATACTTCATCGGAAGGTACAGTTAGAGCCAAAACAGGTACTCTCAAAGGTGTTAAAGCTTTATCTGGTTATATCGAACACCCAGAATACGGCACTTTTGTATTTAGTATTATTACCAATCAACCAACTACTCAAGCTAGTGAGCCTATTATTGAAGCAATTGATGACATTGTTGTTAGTTTAAGTACTTTATCTAACTGTCAATAA
- a CDS encoding AAA ATPase central domain-containing protein: MKEELNILVQAQYPLIYLMTPEEERAEQAISKIAQDNAEYKRVFVWTVTRGMVEYGQPRQATQHNTVSPEAAIEWTIRQKDDGIYIFKDLHPFIEGPVITRWLRDAIASFKGTNKVIILMSPVQTLPIELEKEVVVLDYPLPNLSELNQVLSARLGRNNHLTTETREKLLKAALGLTKDEAEKVYRKAQVKAGHLTENEVEIVLSEKKQLIRRNGILEYIEEDETLNSVGGLEELKRWLRQRSNAFTERAREYGLPQPKGMLILGVPGCGKSLIAKTTSRLWGLPLLRLDMGRVYDGSTVGRSEANLRNALKTAESISPVILFIDELDKSFSGGGGSGDSDGGTSNRIFGSFLTWMQEKKSPVFVMATANRVERLPGEFLRKGRFDEIFFVDLPSSAEREDIFKIHLGKRRSEIDRFDIEQLTKVSDGFSGAEIEQAIIAAMYDAFAQDREFTQLDIIAAIKATLPLSRTMTEQVTALRDWAGQRARPASASVAEYQRMEF; the protein is encoded by the coding sequence ATGAAGGAAGAGCTAAATATTCTAGTCCAAGCTCAATACCCGTTAATTTATTTGATGACACCAGAGGAAGAACGGGCGGAGCAAGCAATATCAAAAATTGCCCAAGACAATGCTGAATATAAAAGAGTGTTTGTTTGGACAGTGACCCGTGGGATGGTTGAATATGGTCAACCTCGGCAAGCGACCCAACATAATACTGTTTCTCCAGAAGCAGCTATAGAGTGGACAATTAGGCAAAAGGATGACGGAATCTATATATTTAAAGATTTGCATCCCTTTATAGAAGGGCCAGTGATCACTAGATGGTTGAGAGATGCGATCGCCTCATTTAAAGGTACAAATAAAGTTATTATTTTGATGTCTCCTGTACAAACTCTACCAATAGAATTAGAGAAGGAGGTTGTAGTTTTAGATTATCCCCTACCTAATTTGTCGGAACTAAATCAAGTTCTTTCGGCAAGACTAGGCAGAAATAATCACCTTACTACTGAAACTAGAGAAAAATTACTCAAGGCTGCTTTAGGTTTAACTAAAGACGAAGCAGAGAAGGTATATCGTAAAGCGCAAGTAAAAGCTGGGCATTTAACAGAAAACGAAGTAGAGATAGTTCTTTCAGAAAAGAAACAATTAATTCGTCGTAATGGGATTTTAGAATATATCGAAGAAGATGAAACTCTAAATTCGGTTGGTGGTTTAGAAGAACTCAAACGCTGGCTAAGGCAACGTTCCAACGCCTTTACAGAAAGAGCCAGAGAATATGGTCTTCCACAGCCTAAAGGAATGCTAATTTTAGGTGTGCCTGGTTGCGGTAAATCCTTAATTGCTAAAACTACATCTCGTCTTTGGGGTTTACCATTGCTACGTTTAGATATGGGTAGAGTTTATGATGGATCTACTGTTGGTCGCTCTGAAGCCAATTTACGTAATGCCTTAAAAACTGCAGAATCAATTTCCCCTGTAATTCTATTTATCGATGAGTTAGATAAATCATTTTCAGGTGGTGGTGGATCTGGAGACTCGGATGGAGGAACTTCTAATCGGATCTTTGGTTCTTTTCTAACTTGGATGCAGGAAAAGAAATCACCAGTATTTGTGATGGCAACTGCCAATAGAGTGGAAAGATTACCTGGGGAGTTTCTACGTAAAGGTAGATTTGATGAAATATTTTTTGTAGATTTACCTAGTTCGGCAGAAAGAGAAGATATATTTAAAATTCACTTAGGAAAACGACGTTCAGAAATAGATCGTTTCGATATAGAACAGTTAACTAAGGTTTCAGATGGTTTTTCTGGTGCAGAGATTGAGCAAGCAATTATCGCTGCAATGTATGATGCTTTTGCTCAAGATCGGGAGTTTACGCAGTTAGATATTATTGCTGCAATAAAAGCTACCCTACCTCTGTCTCGGACAATGACTGAGCAGGTAACAGCCCTAAGAGATTGGGCTGGGCAAAGGGCAAGACCTGCATCAGCCTCCGTTGCTGAATACCAGCGAATGGAGTTTTAA
- the ackA1 gene encoding acetate kinase codes for MHILILNAGSSSQKSSLYQVETDLPQHPKLLWSAHIDWTTPDTGSLTVKSNHTKQNIVLNNRSTALATMLDTLTLGETKVIDNLAQIDLVGHRVVHGGAEYEQPTIITPKVKQAIADLIPLAPNHNPAHLEEIDAITKILPNVTQVAVFDTAFYSQMPLATKVYPLPYQWFEQGIRRYGFHGISHQYCAEKTAQILNCSLDTLKVITCHLGNGCSLAAIKNGVCIDTTMGFSPLEGLMMGTRSGSIDPQILLYLMREHDLNADQLNKLLNKESGLLGVSGISADMREILTACSQGNERAQLALDIYIHRLSSNIGAMMASLAGLDVLVFTAGVGENAAIVREKTCQQFAFIGLELDLTKNNAHLLEQDIATCNSQVKVLVIHTEEEQAIALEIKDLANKKGLT; via the coding sequence ATGCACATCTTAATTTTAAATGCAGGTTCTAGTAGTCAGAAAAGTAGTCTTTATCAAGTAGAAACCGATTTACCTCAACACCCTAAACTCCTATGGTCAGCCCATATAGATTGGACTACTCCAGATACAGGTAGTTTGACGGTTAAAAGCAATCATACTAAACAAAATATTGTTTTAAATAACCGTAGTACCGCCCTAGCAACAATGCTAGATACCCTGACTCTGGGTGAAACTAAAGTTATAGATAATCTCGCACAAATAGATCTCGTAGGTCATCGTGTGGTACATGGAGGGGCGGAATATGAACAGCCTACTATAATCACACCAAAAGTAAAACAGGCGATCGCAGATCTTATACCTTTAGCTCCTAATCATAATCCTGCTCACCTAGAAGAGATAGATGCCATTACTAAAATTTTACCAAATGTAACCCAAGTTGCTGTGTTTGATACCGCTTTTTATAGTCAAATGCCCCTTGCTACTAAAGTTTATCCTCTACCTTATCAATGGTTTGAACAGGGGATCAGACGTTATGGGTTTCATGGCATTAGTCATCAATATTGCGCCGAAAAAACTGCTCAAATTCTTAATTGCTCCTTAGATACCTTAAAAGTAATCACTTGTCACCTAGGTAATGGTTGCTCTTTAGCTGCAATTAAAAATGGTGTTTGCATTGATACTACTATGGGGTTCTCTCCGCTTGAAGGTTTAATGATGGGTACTCGTAGTGGTTCGATTGATCCGCAAATTTTGCTGTATTTGATGCGAGAACATGATTTAAATGCCGATCAATTAAATAAACTATTAAATAAGGAATCAGGATTGCTGGGAGTTTCTGGTATATCGGCGGATATGAGGGAAATTTTAACAGCTTGTAGCCAGGGAAATGAACGAGCGCAACTAGCTTTAGATATTTATATCCATCGTCTTAGCAGCAACATAGGCGCAATGATGGCATCTTTAGCAGGGTTGGATGTATTGGTTTTTACCGCAGGGGTAGGAGAAAATGCAGCAATAGTTAGGGAAAAAACCTGCCAGCAATTCGCTTTTATAGGATTAGAGTTAGATTTAACTAAAAATAATGCTCATCTTTTAGAACAAGACATTGCTACTTGTAATTCTCAAGTTAAGGTACTAGTTATTCATACCGAAGAAGAACAAGCGATCGCTCTAGAAATTAAAGATCTTGCCAATAAAAAAGGGTTGACATAA
- a CDS encoding translation initiation factor, aIF-2BI family protein yields MILTSNEIYPVVWQDGKVLLIDQTRLPGEYSRVAITRSSDMAQAIKTMIVRGAPAIGVAAAYGMYLGALESNTSDRAKFLEHLEQIAQQLRQTRPTAVNLFWAISRMLKSAYEDLGTIAEIKDNLLITAQTIQAEDLATCRAIGEHGLNVLPKTPEKLRILTHCNTGSLATAGYGTALGVIRSAWRSQRLARVYADETRPRLQGAKLTAWECVQENIPVTVITDSMAAHCMQRQMVDVVIVGADRITANGDVANKIGTYSVAIAAKAHQIPFYVAAPFSTIDFKLGSGNEITIEERSASEIYHLNDSNICVEGAEFYNPAFDITPANLITGIITEKGTIKPDSLADYSNQMV; encoded by the coding sequence ATGATCCTAACCTCCAATGAGATTTATCCTGTCGTCTGGCAAGACGGTAAAGTTTTATTAATCGATCAAACTCGTTTGCCTGGGGAATATAGCAGGGTAGCAATTACCCGTAGTTCTGATATGGCACAAGCTATTAAAACCATGATTGTCAGGGGTGCGCCAGCTATAGGTGTTGCAGCAGCTTATGGGATGTATTTAGGTGCATTAGAAAGTAACACAAGCGATCGCGCTAAATTTTTAGAACATTTAGAACAGATTGCTCAACAACTACGCCAAACCCGCCCCACGGCAGTTAATTTGTTTTGGGCTATTTCTCGAATGTTAAAAAGTGCCTATGAAGATTTAGGGACAATTGCCGAAATAAAAGATAACTTGTTAATAACCGCCCAGACAATTCAAGCGGAAGATTTAGCCACTTGTCGAGCGATCGGTGAACATGGTTTAAATGTTTTACCTAAAACTCCAGAAAAATTAAGAATTCTAACCCATTGTAATACAGGTTCTTTAGCCACCGCAGGTTATGGAACGGCTTTAGGGGTAATTCGTTCTGCCTGGCGATCGCAACGTTTAGCTAGAGTCTACGCGGATGAAACACGCCCTCGTTTGCAGGGAGCAAAATTAACTGCTTGGGAGTGTGTACAAGAGAATATACCTGTTACCGTAATTACTGATAGTATGGCTGCCCACTGTATGCAGCGTCAAATGGTAGATGTAGTAATAGTAGGTGCAGATCGGATTACGGCTAATGGCGATGTTGCTAATAAAATCGGAACTTATTCAGTAGCGATCGCAGCTAAGGCTCATCAAATTCCTTTCTATGTTGCAGCACCCTTTTCAACTATCGACTTTAAATTAGGTAGTGGTAATGAAATAACTATTGAAGAGCGATCGGCTAGTGAAATATATCACTTAAACGATAGTAATATTTGTGTTGAAGGAGCAGAATTTTATAATCCAGCTTTTGACATTACCCCAGCTAATCTAATTACTGGCATTATTACAGAAAAAGGCACAATTAAACCAGACTCATTAGCAGATTATAGTAATCAAATGGTTTAA
- a CDS encoding FHA domain protein, with product MITLSLLHPLQSVAVQSWTFHNESSIKIGRATNNEVVLYSAVVSRHHVEIKKTGDNTWEVVNLGSNGTYIDGERVDQVPVVDGMIFRLATSGPKILIKIETVNPAELDLGSQATRIPRQPKGAKDTLIS from the coding sequence GTGATTACATTAAGCTTATTACATCCTCTTCAATCAGTAGCGGTTCAAAGCTGGACTTTTCATAATGAGTCCAGCATTAAAATTGGTCGTGCCACTAATAATGAGGTAGTGTTATACAGTGCGGTTGTTTCTCGCCATCATGTAGAGATAAAAAAAACAGGAGATAATACCTGGGAAGTTGTAAACCTTGGATCTAATGGTACTTATATTGATGGTGAACGTGTTGATCAAGTTCCAGTGGTAGATGGTATGATTTTCCGTTTAGCTACTTCAGGGCCGAAAATTTTGATTAAAATTGAAACTGTTAATCCAGCAGAATTAGATTTAGGTAGTCAAGCAACAAGAATTCCTAGACAACCAAAAGGAGCAAAGGATACTTTAATTAGTTAA
- a CDS encoding hemolysin A, whose product MTKQRLDKLLVTLELCDSRALAQSLIRAGKVKVNQEIIDKPGTEVKIDAQIEVKEQPPYVSRGGKKLNQALQTFKIEVQDRICLDGGISTGGFTDCLLQSGAKLVYGVDVGYGQVAWNIRNSDRVILKERTNIRYLTPDKLYGDSSMADLGVLDLSFISLTKVLEPLWNLLTLPKEVILLVKPQFEVGREKVGKNGVVRQSEDRALAIWQVWQAAQSIGWQYQGLTVSPITGPAGNVEYLLWLKVAVDSQSSCLNLNEIKEIIKDF is encoded by the coding sequence TTGACTAAACAACGATTAGATAAACTTTTAGTTACTCTGGAATTGTGTGATTCACGAGCCTTAGCACAAAGTCTGATTAGGGCTGGAAAAGTTAAAGTAAATCAAGAGATTATAGATAAACCTGGGACAGAGGTTAAAATCGATGCTCAAATTGAAGTTAAAGAACAACCACCCTATGTATCTCGTGGGGGTAAAAAACTAAATCAAGCCCTGCAAACTTTTAAGATTGAAGTCCAAGATCGAATCTGTTTAGATGGAGGTATTTCAACAGGAGGATTTACCGACTGCTTATTACAATCAGGGGCAAAACTTGTATATGGTGTAGATGTAGGTTACGGACAAGTCGCCTGGAATATTCGCAATAGCGATCGCGTAATCTTAAAGGAAAGAACTAATATTCGCTATCTAACTCCAGATAAGCTATATGGTGATTCCTCAATGGCAGATTTGGGAGTGTTGGATTTATCTTTTATTTCTTTAACTAAAGTCCTCGAACCTTTATGGAATCTCTTAACTTTGCCTAAAGAAGTGATTCTTTTGGTTAAACCACAGTTTGAAGTTGGACGAGAAAAAGTAGGTAAAAATGGGGTGGTGCGCCAGAGCGAAGATAGAGCCTTGGCTATTTGGCAGGTTTGGCAAGCTGCACAGTCTATAGGTTGGCAATATCAAGGTCTTACAGTTTCACCTATTACTGGCCCTGCGGGTAATGTAGAGTATCTCTTATGGTTAAAAGTTGCTGTAGATTCTCAATCTTCTTGTTTAAATCTTAATGAAATTAAGGAAATAATTAAAGATTTTTAA
- the sbcD gene encoding exonuclease SbcD has product MGTDVMIKILHLSDIHMGSGFSHGRVNPETGINTRLEDFINCLRICIDRAIAEPVDLVLFAGDAFPDATPPPYVHEAFASQFRRLADAQIPVILLVGNHDQHSQGNGGASLSIYRTLVVPGFIVGDTITTHRLNTRNGEIQVITLPWLNRSTLLTRPETEGLALAEVNELLIERLQPVLEAEIRRKDASLPTVLLGHLMADRANLGAEKLLAVGKGFTIPISMLIRPELDYVALGHVHKHQNLNPTNDPPIIYPGSIERVDFSEEKEDKGYILLEVEPGKVNWQFCPLPARPFLTIEIDVSKEEDPNQAILNAIAKQDITDRVVRLIYKLRSEQLDLINNAAIDRVLQTAHSYSSRPELISQLSRSRLPELGVGNSLDPIEALTTYLNNREDLQDIRQDLLNAASVLLNAN; this is encoded by the coding sequence ATGGGAACTGATGTGATGATTAAAATTCTACATTTATCTGACATTCACATGGGTAGCGGATTTTCCCACGGTAGGGTTAATCCAGAAACAGGTATTAATACTAGACTTGAAGACTTCATAAATTGTTTACGTATTTGTATAGATAGAGCGATCGCCGAACCTGTAGACTTAGTATTATTTGCTGGAGATGCTTTTCCTGATGCTACTCCTCCCCCTTATGTACATGAAGCCTTTGCAAGTCAGTTTCGACGTTTGGCTGATGCTCAAATTCCAGTAATTTTATTAGTAGGTAATCACGATCAACACTCTCAAGGTAATGGGGGGGCAAGCTTATCTATCTATCGTACCTTAGTTGTTCCTGGATTTATCGTTGGTGATACCATTACTACCCATCGCCTCAACACTCGCAATGGCGAAATTCAAGTTATTACTCTCCCTTGGTTAAATCGTTCTACCTTATTAACTCGTCCTGAAACGGAAGGTTTGGCATTGGCAGAAGTTAATGAGTTACTCATAGAAAGATTGCAGCCAGTTTTAGAAGCAGAAATCCGCCGTAAGGACGCTAGTTTGCCTACGGTTTTATTAGGTCATTTGATGGCAGATAGGGCAAATTTGGGAGCAGAAAAGTTATTAGCTGTGGGCAAAGGTTTTACTATTCCTATTTCCATGTTAATTCGCCCTGAATTGGATTATGTGGCTTTAGGTCATGTTCATAAACATCAAAATCTTAACCCAACTAATGATCCTCCTATTATTTACCCAGGTAGTATTGAACGGGTAGATTTTAGTGAAGAAAAAGAGGATAAGGGTTATATTTTACTGGAAGTTGAACCAGGTAAGGTAAATTGGCAATTTTGTCCGCTTCCTGCGCGTCCTTTTTTAACTATTGAGATTGATGTTTCTAAAGAAGAAGATCCTAATCAAGCTATACTCAACGCCATAGCCAAACAGGATATTACTGATCGTGTGGTGCGTTTAATTTATAAATTGCGCTCAGAACAATTAGATTTAATTAATAATGCTGCTATAGATCGGGTTTTGCAAACTGCCCATAGCTATAGTAGTCGTCCTGAATTAATTAGTCAGTTATCTCGTTCTCGTTTACCAGAATTAGGAGTAGGTAATAGTTTAGACCCTATAGAAGCCCTAACGACCTATTTAAATAACCGAGAGGATCTGCAAGATATTCGTCAAGATCTTTTAAATGCTGCGTCTGTTTTGCTTAATGCTAATTGA
- a CDS encoding flavin reductase domain protein FMN-binding, with the protein MVATPIKTQPRLTVQTEAITDDTTVIRSLDWDRDRFDIEFGLQNGTTYNSYLIRADKIALVDTSHAKFRQLYLDTLKGLIDPQTIDYLIVSHTEPDHSGLVKDFLELAPQATVVASKMAIKFLEDLVHKPFKQQIVKNGETIDLGQGHIIEFVNAPNLHWPDTIFSYDHQTGILFTCDAFGMHYCSDATYDEDLKAIDKDYRFYYDCLMAPNARSVLSAMKRMDQLGDINVVANGHGPLLRYNIQELLGRYRHWSESQTKADKSVAVFYISDYGYSDRLSQVIARGITKTGINVEMVDLRSADNTEVHEIVNRSVGIVLGMPPLAGKNQEEITSNLGTVLAVAKEKQLIGLFESYGDDDEPIDPLLAKFREAGLKPAFPVIKIKDTPTEADYQLCEESGTDLGQLLTREELVKQMKAVDTDLDKAIGRLSGGLYIITATKGDVNSAMLASWVSQASFEPPGLTIAVAKDRAIESLMQVGDRFVLNILEEGKYQGLMKHFLKRFKPGADRFAGVKTQTAANGSPILTDALAYLECRVSSRMECSDHWIVYSQVDLGRVANPEGITAVHHRKVGNHY; encoded by the coding sequence ATGGTCGCAACACCAATTAAAACCCAACCAAGGTTAACCGTTCAAACCGAAGCGATAACTGACGATACTACAGTAATTCGTTCTTTAGACTGGGATCGCGATCGCTTTGATATTGAATTTGGTTTGCAAAATGGGACAACATACAATTCCTATTTAATTCGTGCAGATAAAATTGCTTTGGTTGATACTTCCCATGCCAAGTTTCGCCAATTATATCTTGATACATTAAAAGGTCTAATTGACCCCCAAACAATCGATTATCTAATCGTTAGTCATACAGAACCAGATCATAGTGGTTTAGTAAAAGATTTTCTAGAACTTGCGCCTCAAGCAACAGTAGTTGCATCCAAAATGGCAATTAAGTTTTTAGAAGATTTAGTACATAAACCCTTTAAACAGCAAATAGTAAAAAATGGTGAAACAATCGATTTAGGTCAAGGTCATATAATTGAGTTTGTCAACGCTCCCAATTTACATTGGCCAGATACCATTTTCAGTTACGATCATCAAACAGGGATACTATTTACCTGCGATGCCTTTGGGATGCACTATTGCTCAGATGCAACCTATGACGAAGATTTAAAAGCGATCGATAAAGACTATCGTTTCTACTATGACTGTTTGATGGCCCCTAATGCACGATCCGTACTTTCAGCAATGAAGAGAATGGATCAGTTAGGAGATATCAATGTTGTGGCTAATGGACATGGGCCCCTATTACGTTATAACATACAAGAACTACTAGGTCGCTATCGTCACTGGAGTGAATCCCAAACCAAAGCAGATAAAAGTGTAGCTGTTTTTTACATTTCAGATTATGGATATAGCGATCGCTTGTCCCAAGTTATAGCTAGAGGGATTACCAAAACTGGCATCAATGTAGAAATGGTTGATTTGCGATCGGCAGATAATACCGAAGTCCATGAAATAGTAAATCGATCTGTAGGTATTGTCTTAGGAATGCCTCCACTGGCGGGAAAAAACCAAGAAGAAATTACTAGCAACTTAGGAACAGTATTAGCAGTAGCCAAGGAGAAACAACTAATTGGACTGTTTGAGTCCTATGGTGATGATGATGAACCGATAGATCCCTTGCTGGCTAAATTTCGTGAAGCAGGGTTAAAACCAGCCTTCCCCGTCATAAAAATCAAAGACACCCCAACTGAAGCAGATTATCAATTATGCGAAGAATCGGGAACAGATTTAGGACAATTACTCACCCGTGAAGAATTAGTCAAACAGATGAAGGCTGTTGACACCGATTTAGATAAAGCTATAGGTCGTTTGAGTGGAGGATTGTATATCATTACCGCCACTAAAGGCGATGTTAATAGTGCGATGTTGGCATCCTGGGTATCCCAAGCCAGTTTTGAACCACCAGGCTTAACTATTGCTGTGGCTAAAGATCGGGCAATTGAATCCTTAATGCAGGTAGGCGATCGCTTTGTTTTAAATATCTTAGAAGAAGGGAAGTATCAAGGGTTAATGAAACACTTCCTCAAACGATTTAAACCTGGTGCAGACCGTTTTGCAGGGGTAAAAACCCAAACCGCAGCTAATGGATCACCTATACTAACCGATGCTTTGGCATACTTAGAATGTCGAGTATCTAGCCGTATGGAATGTAGCGATCATTGGATTGTCTACAGTCAGGTTGATTTAGGACGTGTTGCCAACCCTGAAGGAATAACCGCAGTGCATCATCGTAAAGTAGGGAATCATTACTAG